The following proteins are co-located in the Fluviicola sp. genome:
- a CDS encoding GNAT family N-acetyltransferase, which translates to MNFSIQPTLQNEQIILYPLQESDFEELYSVASDPKVWEQHPNKDRWKREVFQNFFTGAMESKGAFKIVDKSTGKIIGCTRYYDYNESENGILIGYTFYGTDSWGKGINPQVKKLMLDYIFQFVPKVHFHVGATNLRSQIAVSRLGAEKTGEEDVTYFGEVPKLNFIYEITKEHWNNLTAKN; encoded by the coding sequence ATGAACTTCTCCATCCAACCCACATTACAAAACGAACAAATCATACTCTACCCGCTTCAGGAAAGTGATTTTGAAGAACTATACTCCGTTGCTTCGGACCCGAAAGTGTGGGAACAGCACCCGAACAAGGACCGCTGGAAACGTGAAGTTTTTCAAAACTTCTTCACCGGTGCTATGGAAAGCAAAGGTGCTTTCAAAATAGTAGATAAATCGACCGGAAAGATTATCGGATGCACGCGCTACTACGATTACAACGAATCGGAAAACGGTATTCTGATCGGTTACACGTTCTACGGAACAGATTCCTGGGGAAAAGGCATCAATCCGCAGGTAAAGAAACTCATGCTGGACTACATCTTTCAATTCGTGCCGAAAGTGCATTTCCATGTCGGAGCAACCAACCTGCGTTCCCAGATAGCGGTTAGCCGTTTAGGTGCAGAAAAGACCGGAGAAGAAGACGTTACCTATTTTGGAGAAGTCCCGAAATTGAATTTCATTTACGAGATTACGAAAGAACACTGGAATAACCTAACTGCAAAAAATTGA
- a CDS encoding D-2-hydroxyacid dehydrogenase encodes MKILANDGISNEGKAALEKAGYTVITDKVNQDDLISYVNANNIEIILVRSATTIRQVVIDACPGLKLLGRGGVGMDNIDVAYAREKGLTVINTPASSSQSVAELVMGHLFAGARFLHDSFKQMETGDFSTLKKKYGKGIELRGKTIAIVGFGRIGQSLASYALGCGMKVLAVNNHAINVEIPLEIPGFGEVKVPVQSTNDLNGALKEADFISLHIPKQADGSAVIQKEQFDLMKKGVVLVNAARGGVVNESDLLEAIAAGKVAYAGLDVFENEPNPRADLLNNEKIGTTPHIGAATNEAQDRIGLELADLIIKQFGVQVPA; translated from the coding sequence ATGAAAATACTAGCAAACGACGGAATTTCAAACGAAGGAAAAGCTGCACTTGAAAAAGCAGGTTATACGGTTATTACGGATAAAGTAAACCAGGACGACCTGATCTCTTATGTCAATGCAAACAACATTGAAATTATTTTGGTTCGAAGCGCTACAACCATCCGTCAAGTGGTGATTGATGCCTGTCCGGGATTGAAATTGCTTGGACGAGGTGGTGTGGGAATGGACAATATTGATGTGGCTTATGCCCGCGAAAAAGGATTGACCGTGATCAATACACCGGCTTCTTCTTCCCAATCGGTTGCGGAATTGGTTATGGGACATTTGTTCGCAGGAGCGCGTTTCCTGCACGATTCGTTCAAGCAAATGGAAACAGGAGATTTTTCCACATTGAAAAAGAAATACGGAAAAGGAATCGAACTGCGCGGAAAAACAATTGCTATCGTAGGTTTCGGTCGCATCGGGCAATCATTGGCGAGTTATGCTTTGGGTTGCGGAATGAAAGTCCTGGCGGTGAACAATCACGCGATTAATGTTGAAATCCCATTGGAAATCCCCGGTTTCGGAGAAGTAAAAGTTCCGGTTCAGTCTACCAACGATTTAAACGGTGCTTTGAAAGAAGCTGATTTTATTTCGCTTCATATCCCGAAACAAGCAGATGGTTCGGCTGTTATTCAGAAAGAACAATTCGATCTGATGAAAAAAGGTGTTGTCCTGGTAAATGCAGCGCGTGGCGGAGTTGTCAACGAATCCGACTTATTGGAAGCAATTGCGGCCGGTAAAGTAGCATACGCCGGATTAGATGTCTTTGAGAACGAGCCAAACCCGCGTGCGGATTTATTGAACAACGAAAAAATCGGAACAACTCCGCATATCGGGGCAGCGACAAATGAAGCTCAGGACCGGATTGGTTTGGAATTGGCTGATCTGATTATTAAACAGTTTGGAGTTCAGGTTCCTGCTTAA
- a CDS encoding dihydrofolate reductase produces MRIHNMIAFTSLLTLSTACGSNEESATEENGPMETTVERFADVQILRFEVPSWNKLSLKQKELVYYLSQAGLAGRDINYDQNNRFNLEIRRTLEAIHEKYTGDKHAAEWKKFDEWSKQVFFSNGIHHHYSMDKIQPKFSSAYLKELMLAVEHNLSREAMDAIFKPDREKKRKVKDPDVDMIVASANNFYGKGVTQKMVEDFYAQKQDLNDPKPIELGLNSTLILKNGKLHEDVWKSKGKYGHAIDQIIFWLRKAVKVAENDQQAEALKVLIEYYKTGNLKKWDEYNVLWSTATKGDIDYINGFIETYGDALGKRANYESIVQINDFEASKRMATVAKNAQWFEDNSPLLPEHKKKKVVGVSYKVVEVASESGDAAPSTPIGVNLPNNNWIREIHGSKSVSLGNIIEAYNKAGGPAVTEEFANDQEEIDRANKYGAIAGKMHTALHEVVGHASGQINKGVGQPSETLQNYASTLEEARADLVGLYFIMDQKMVDLGLIETLEVGKAEYDGYIRNGLLTQLQRLEIGQNVEEEHMQNRQLVSAWVFEKGQKDKVIEKITRNGKTYYDIKDYNKLRTLFGELLREIQRIKSEGDYKAGKALVETYGVKVDQKAHAEVLRRVKPLNIAPYNGFVYPVFVPVMDDNGKIKDIKLENKQTFIEQMLYYGKNYSFLY; encoded by the coding sequence ATGAGAATACACAATATGATCGCCTTCACTTCTCTTCTGACGCTAAGTACAGCTTGTGGAAGTAATGAAGAATCAGCAACGGAAGAAAACGGACCTATGGAAACAACTGTTGAACGATTTGCGGATGTTCAAATCCTCCGATTTGAAGTTCCAAGCTGGAACAAGCTTTCTTTGAAGCAAAAAGAATTGGTTTATTACCTTTCCCAGGCAGGATTAGCCGGAAGAGATATCAATTACGATCAGAATAACCGGTTCAACCTGGAAATTCGCAGAACACTGGAAGCGATCCATGAAAAATATACAGGAGATAAGCATGCTGCCGAGTGGAAGAAATTCGACGAATGGAGTAAGCAGGTGTTCTTTTCCAATGGGATTCATCACCATTACAGCATGGACAAAATTCAGCCGAAATTCAGCTCGGCTTACCTGAAAGAACTGATGCTTGCGGTAGAACACAATTTAAGCCGGGAAGCCATGGATGCTATTTTTAAACCGGACCGGGAGAAAAAACGCAAGGTAAAAGATCCGGACGTGGATATGATCGTGGCTTCTGCAAATAATTTCTACGGAAAAGGCGTTACCCAGAAAATGGTGGAAGACTTTTATGCCCAAAAACAGGACCTGAATGATCCGAAACCGATTGAACTGGGATTGAACTCTACGCTGATCCTGAAAAACGGAAAACTGCATGAAGATGTCTGGAAGAGCAAAGGGAAATACGGGCATGCAATTGACCAGATTATTTTCTGGCTGAGAAAAGCGGTAAAAGTTGCAGAAAACGATCAACAGGCCGAAGCATTGAAAGTATTAATCGAATACTATAAAACGGGCAATCTGAAAAAATGGGATGAATACAATGTATTGTGGTCCACAGCTACAAAAGGCGATATCGATTACATCAACGGGTTCATTGAAACGTATGGTGATGCTTTAGGAAAGCGTGCAAATTACGAATCCATCGTTCAGATCAACGATTTTGAAGCTTCCAAACGCATGGCAACGGTTGCAAAAAATGCGCAGTGGTTCGAGGATAATTCCCCGTTGTTGCCGGAACACAAGAAAAAGAAAGTAGTTGGCGTTTCCTACAAGGTAGTTGAAGTGGCCAGCGAATCAGGTGATGCTGCTCCTTCCACTCCGATCGGTGTAAACCTTCCGAACAACAACTGGATCCGCGAAATTCACGGTTCCAAATCGGTTTCTCTCGGGAATATTATCGAAGCGTACAACAAAGCCGGCGGGCCTGCTGTAACCGAAGAATTTGCGAATGACCAGGAAGAAATTGACCGCGCAAACAAATACGGGGCAATTGCCGGAAAAATGCACACAGCGTTGCATGAAGTAGTCGGACATGCCAGCGGACAAATCAATAAAGGAGTTGGCCAGCCTTCCGAAACCTTGCAGAATTATGCATCAACCCTGGAAGAAGCGCGTGCAGATTTAGTCGGATTGTATTTCATTATGGATCAGAAAATGGTGGATCTGGGATTGATCGAAACGCTGGAAGTCGGGAAAGCAGAATACGACGGCTATATCCGCAATGGCTTATTAACGCAATTGCAGCGCCTGGAAATTGGACAAAACGTGGAAGAAGAACACATGCAAAACCGTCAGTTGGTGAGTGCCTGGGTGTTTGAAAAAGGTCAGAAAGACAAAGTGATCGAGAAAATCACGCGAAACGGAAAAACCTATTACGACATCAAGGATTACAACAAACTGCGCACACTTTTCGGTGAGTTGCTGCGAGAAATCCAGCGCATCAAATCCGAAGGAGATTACAAGGCCGGAAAAGCATTGGTGGAAACCTACGGAGTGAAAGTCGACCAAAAAGCACATGCAGAAGTATTGCGTCGCGTAAAACCGCTGAACATTGCCCCATACAACGGATTTGTTTACCCGGTTTTTGTTCCGGTTATGGACGATAACGGAAAGATCAAAGACATCAAACTGGAGAACAAGCAAACGTTCATTGAGCAGATGTTGTATTACGGGAAGAATTACAGCTTCTTGTATTAA
- a CDS encoding Sir2 family NAD-dependent protein deacetylase yields MDNRIIERLQFCKETNKRITFLVGAGLSAESGIPTFRGKDGYWVSGSKNYKAEEIGTYRMFQLASQEVWKWFLYRKSVTEAAKPNQSHFMLKEIEDLVGDRFALISQNVDSLHRKAGSSEERTYLIHGDFDFVRCGDECSSELYPFPAQIRLTDRDKDVITPEEWEALRCPKCREDLRPHVLWFDEYYNEKYFRRDSVLRISKETGILFILGTSGATNLPRTVTENVLSRNGMVVEVNIEDSYFSELLSNKKNGISVRQETSPFLTELRNELANWF; encoded by the coding sequence ATGGATAACAGAATCATTGAACGTCTTCAATTTTGCAAGGAGACTAATAAACGTATTACCTTCCTGGTCGGCGCGGGTTTATCTGCTGAAAGCGGCATTCCTACTTTCAGGGGAAAAGATGGCTATTGGGTTTCCGGCTCCAAAAACTACAAAGCGGAGGAAATCGGTACTTACCGTATGTTTCAACTCGCTTCGCAAGAAGTCTGGAAGTGGTTTTTGTACCGCAAGTCCGTTACGGAAGCTGCCAAACCGAATCAAAGCCATTTCATGCTCAAAGAAATCGAGGACCTTGTTGGCGACCGGTTTGCTTTGATTTCGCAAAACGTAGACAGCCTCCACCGAAAAGCAGGATCTTCGGAAGAAAGAACGTACCTGATTCACGGCGACTTTGATTTCGTGCGTTGCGGCGATGAATGCTCCAGCGAGCTCTACCCCTTTCCTGCGCAAATCCGTTTGACCGACCGTGATAAAGATGTGATCACGCCGGAGGAATGGGAAGCGCTGCGCTGTCCGAAATGCAGGGAAGATTTGCGTCCGCATGTGCTTTGGTTCGATGAATACTACAACGAAAAATATTTCCGTAGAGACAGTGTGCTGAGAATCTCCAAAGAAACCGGGATCCTCTTTATTCTCGGAACATCCGGCGCAACGAATTTGCCACGTACGGTAACCGAAAACGTGCTTTCAAGGAACGGAATGGTCGTGGAAGTGAACATTGAAGACTCCTATTTCAGTGAATTACTGAGTAACAAAAAGAATGGTATCAGTGTCCGTCAGGAAACATCGCCTTTCCTGACGGAGTTGCGGAATGAATTAGCCAATTGGTTTTGA
- a CDS encoding ACP phosphodiesterase — translation MNYLGHIYFSNNDPQLAVANLFGDFVKGKKYLEYPEHIQKGVLLHRKIDDYIDHHFEVIQLIHTIRGELPKVAPIAIDIYFDHLLARNWNLYHKTKLQEFLAGFYSNIDLTNEPYPSDFKQFINLLVERNWISLYHTEEGLYRMCQGVSRKLSFENALTNGHTVFQRYENEITSCFHEYMRDANEYLMGKV, via the coding sequence ATGAACTATCTCGGTCACATCTACTTTTCCAACAACGATCCGCAACTGGCCGTGGCTAATTTGTTCGGGGATTTCGTGAAAGGAAAGAAATACCTGGAATACCCGGAACACATCCAGAAAGGAGTTTTGCTTCACCGGAAAATAGATGATTACATTGACCATCATTTTGAAGTCATTCAGTTAATTCATACCATTCGCGGTGAATTGCCGAAAGTGGCGCCGATCGCCATAGATATTTACTTTGACCATTTATTGGCGCGAAACTGGAACCTCTATCACAAAACCAAACTTCAGGAGTTTTTAGCCGGCTTTTATTCAAATATTGATTTAACCAATGAGCCTTATCCGTCAGATTTCAAGCAGTTTATAAACTTGTTAGTCGAACGGAACTGGATCAGTCTTTACCACACGGAAGAAGGACTCTACAGAATGTGTCAGGGAGTGAGCCGCAAGCTATCTTTTGAAAACGCGCTAACGAACGGACACACCGTGTTTCAGCGCTATGAGAACGAAATTACTAGTTGCTTTCATGAATATATGCGCGATGCAAATGAATATTTAATGGGGAAGGTTTAA
- the serC gene encoding 3-phosphoserine/phosphohydroxythreonine transaminase has translation MKKHNFGAGPCILPQDVFKKASDAVLDFNGLSILEVSHRSKDYEAVMHDARELVKKALNISDDYEVLYLQGGATLGFTIAALNMMRSTKKAGYINTGTWASGAIKEAKKVGVDVNVFASSEDKNFSYIPKNLQVPTDVDYIHFTSNNTIFGTQFKEYPKTDLPLVCDMSSDIFSKEINVSDFDLIYAGAQKNLGPAGATLYIVKKEALGKSTSSFMPSYLDLKIHAEKDSMFNTPPVFSVYVAMLNLQDLLAHGGVTAMAVRNQAKAELIYAEIDSNPLFKGTVAVEDRSEMNINFLLTNDALKDEFDAAWKAAGIIGLNGHRSVGGYRASMYNALELSSVQVLVDVMKEFAKKHG, from the coding sequence ATGAAAAAACACAACTTTGGCGCAGGACCATGTATTCTTCCGCAAGACGTATTTAAAAAAGCATCAGATGCTGTATTGGATTTCAACGGGTTATCCATTCTTGAAGTTTCCCACAGAAGCAAAGATTACGAAGCTGTGATGCACGATGCCCGCGAATTGGTAAAAAAAGCATTGAACATTTCAGATGATTATGAAGTGCTTTATTTACAAGGTGGAGCAACACTTGGTTTTACAATTGCTGCGTTGAATATGATGCGTTCCACCAAAAAAGCCGGGTATATCAATACAGGCACCTGGGCTTCCGGAGCAATCAAGGAAGCGAAAAAAGTGGGTGTTGATGTAAATGTGTTTGCTTCTTCGGAAGACAAGAACTTCAGCTACATTCCTAAAAACCTGCAGGTTCCGACGGACGTGGACTATATCCACTTCACTTCCAACAATACAATCTTCGGAACACAGTTCAAGGAATATCCCAAAACAGATCTACCGTTGGTTTGTGACATGTCTTCGGATATTTTCTCCAAAGAAATCAACGTTTCGGATTTCGACCTGATCTACGCGGGAGCTCAAAAGAACTTAGGGCCGGCCGGAGCTACTTTATACATTGTAAAAAAAGAAGCACTTGGAAAATCGACTTCTTCCTTCATGCCGAGTTACCTGGATTTGAAGATTCATGCAGAAAAAGATTCCATGTTCAATACACCGCCGGTATTCTCCGTTTATGTTGCAATGCTGAATTTACAGGATTTGCTTGCTCACGGAGGCGTTACAGCCATGGCTGTCAGAAACCAGGCAAAAGCAGAATTGATTTACGCGGAAATTGATTCAAACCCATTGTTTAAAGGAACAGTTGCAGTAGAAGACCGTTCGGAAATGAATATCAACTTCTTACTGACCAATGATGCTTTGAAAGACGAGTTCGATGCCGCATGGAAAGCAGCAGGGATTATCGGGTTGAACGGACACAGAAGTGTGGGCGGATACCGCGCGTCTATGTACAATGCATTGGAACTGTCAAGTGTTCAGGTATTGGTGGATGTTATGAAAGAGTTCGCTAAAAAACACGGGTAA
- a CDS encoding GDSL-type esterase/lipase family protein codes for MCFNIQSLKKGIIGAILLLTVVSCESKKKIPIENLRIVMLGDSETRRINHYWGPDTNWNTLTGYKHIFNLGFDGYTTEDLRYFKRDSVTPIDLALKKKPHIVFLMAGINDAGQSRPLSKTLANIRAIIDTMQAHHIEIVIQSVIPTTNYYDTLYGGFQENGVIAARVKELNQKLIRLCNAKNIDFLDVRPGMLLEDTYLKKELTMDGIHLNYAGYVIWKDHLKAFFQQYYE; via the coding sequence ATGTGTTTTAACATTCAATCACTCAAAAAAGGAATAATCGGAGCAATTTTGCTTCTGACGGTTGTTTCGTGTGAGTCGAAAAAGAAAATTCCCATTGAAAATCTGAGAATCGTCATGCTGGGAGATAGTGAAACCCGCAGGATCAATCATTATTGGGGACCGGACACGAATTGGAATACTTTGACCGGCTACAAGCACATTTTTAACTTGGGATTTGACGGTTATACCACCGAAGATTTACGTTATTTTAAACGCGATTCAGTGACTCCCATTGACCTGGCTTTGAAGAAGAAGCCGCATATTGTGTTTTTGATGGCAGGAATTAACGATGCCGGACAGTCGAGGCCGCTTTCAAAAACACTTGCCAATATCCGGGCAATCATTGATACGATGCAGGCTCACCATATTGAGATCGTGATTCAATCGGTTATTCCTACAACGAATTACTACGACACCTTGTATGGCGGATTTCAGGAAAATGGGGTAATCGCAGCGCGGGTAAAGGAATTAAATCAAAAACTGATCAGGCTCTGTAACGCGAAGAACATTGATTTCCTCGATGTAAGACCCGGAATGCTGTTGGAAGACACATATTTAAAAAAAGAACTGACCATGGACGGAATTCATTTAAATTATGCAGGATACGTAATCTGGAAGGATCACTTAAAAGCCTTCTTTCAGCAATATTACGAATGA
- a CDS encoding DUF1684 domain-containing protein, with protein sequence MKRCLIVLCMVYAASGAFSQNTYADSLTAERQKHEKEFLSTVLNEEERKIHPEICFFPINTAFIVEADFVKEVGPAFVMPMTKERTVYYRKMGTLSFKINDTLCTLNVYQNLDLAGRKEYKNYYFVPFKDGTTAISTYGAGKYLDCYFSKKAKKVKLDFNTSYHPYCAYSDRYSCPIVPKENTIPVSIAAGECYVQHD encoded by the coding sequence ATGAAAAGATGCCTGATCGTTTTATGCATGGTGTATGCTGCATCCGGAGCATTTTCCCAGAATACCTATGCAGACAGCCTGACAGCCGAACGTCAAAAACACGAAAAAGAATTCTTGTCGACTGTCCTGAATGAAGAAGAGCGTAAAATTCACCCGGAAATTTGCTTCTTCCCAATCAATACCGCATTCATTGTTGAAGCAGATTTTGTGAAAGAAGTCGGACCGGCTTTTGTGATGCCTATGACAAAAGAACGGACAGTCTATTACCGGAAAATGGGAACGCTTTCGTTCAAAATAAACGACACGCTTTGCACCCTGAATGTGTACCAAAACCTGGATCTGGCGGGAAGAAAAGAGTACAAAAATTATTATTTCGTTCCCTTCAAAGACGGAACAACAGCCATTTCAACGTATGGTGCGGGAAAATACCTGGATTGTTATTTCAGCAAAAAAGCCAAAAAGGTCAAACTGGATTTCAACACTTCCTATCACCCGTATTGTGCCTATTCAGACCGTTACTCCTGCCCGATCGTTCCGAAAGAAAACACCATCCCCGTTTCGATTGCAGCCGGAGAGTGTTACGTTCAGCACGACTGA
- a CDS encoding DUF1015 domain-containing protein, translating into MSVIHPFKAIRPTRDKAQLVSTRPLAAYRKHILRAKLDENPYTFLHIIHPEGDKEHHSKANSVERFEAVKERYDAFIEQGILFQDKEASFYIYRQTKGTHQFTGVIAGVSVDEYKNNLIKKHEATITSRESMFTNYLNITGFNAEPVLLAHKHLPELDKYLDKVTKARPEYEFSTTDKIKHELWVIDAKKDPKLIAIYASLNELYIADGHHRSASSARLKDTIIKNKQPEFPNHDFFLAYLIDEQKLEILEFQRLVKTLNGLSGKNFLKACSEHFEIEELKKARRPLERHEIVCLLGKEAYSFKAKAHITSVKDVVRQLDAQILTDYILSPILGIEDLKTSREIEFIPGTKELKKIVDRIKKEEFKVGFLLYPASINEVKEVADQGGIMPPKSTWVEPKMRSGLTIYNINE; encoded by the coding sequence ATGTCTGTAATACACCCCTTTAAGGCAATTCGTCCTACCAGAGACAAAGCACAGTTGGTTTCAACAAGGCCATTGGCTGCTTATCGCAAGCATATTCTGCGCGCTAAACTGGACGAAAACCCTTATACTTTCCTGCACATCATTCACCCGGAAGGAGATAAAGAACACCATTCGAAAGCCAACTCCGTGGAACGTTTCGAAGCAGTGAAAGAACGTTACGATGCCTTTATTGAACAGGGAATACTTTTCCAGGACAAGGAAGCATCTTTTTATATTTACAGGCAAACGAAAGGAACGCATCAGTTTACCGGGGTGATTGCGGGAGTAAGCGTGGATGAGTACAAAAACAATTTGATCAAAAAGCACGAAGCAACGATCACTTCCCGCGAATCCATGTTTACGAATTACCTGAATATCACAGGGTTTAATGCAGAACCGGTCCTTTTGGCGCATAAGCATCTTCCGGAACTGGATAAATACCTGGATAAAGTTACGAAAGCGCGGCCGGAATACGAATTTTCGACAACCGATAAGATCAAGCATGAATTGTGGGTGATCGACGCGAAAAAAGACCCGAAGTTAATTGCGATTTATGCTTCGCTCAATGAGCTTTATATTGCCGACGGCCATCACCGCTCGGCCTCCTCTGCCCGCTTGAAAGACACTATCATCAAAAACAAACAGCCGGAATTCCCGAATCACGATTTCTTTTTAGCTTACCTGATTGATGAGCAAAAACTTGAAATCCTGGAATTTCAGCGCCTGGTAAAAACGTTGAACGGCCTTTCCGGTAAAAACTTCCTGAAGGCTTGCTCGGAACATTTCGAAATTGAAGAACTGAAAAAAGCACGCAGACCGCTTGAAAGACATGAAATTGTATGTCTATTGGGTAAAGAAGCGTATTCGTTCAAAGCAAAAGCACACATTACCAGTGTCAAAGACGTTGTCAGGCAATTGGACGCACAAATCCTGACGGATTACATCCTGAGTCCGATCCTGGGAATTGAAGACCTGAAAACCAGCAGGGAAATTGAATTTATCCCGGGAACAAAAGAATTGAAAAAGATCGTAGACCGGATCAAAAAGGAGGAATTTAAAGTCGGATTCCTGCTCTACCCCGCATCCATCAACGAAGTAAAAGAAGTTGCGGACCAGGGAGGAATCATGCCTCCCAAATCGACCTGGGTAGAACCCAAAATGCGCAGCGGATTGACGATTTACAATATCAACGAATAA
- a CDS encoding type II toxin-antitoxin system ParD family antitoxin codes for MAKNTSILLGDYFDSFINQQIKSGKFSSASEVIRAALRLFEYEESKKAELINELKKGEKSGFVENFDRQSFLNDLHQKYHSK; via the coding sequence ATGGCAAAGAACACATCCATCTTATTAGGCGATTACTTCGATAGTTTTATTAATCAGCAGATAAAGTCAGGAAAATTTTCATCGGCAAGTGAGGTCATTCGTGCTGCTTTAAGATTGTTTGAATACGAAGAATCAAAAAAAGCAGAATTAATCAATGAATTAAAAAAAGGTGAGAAATCGGGTTTTGTAGAAAACTTTGATCGCCAGTCTTTCTTAAACGATCTCCATCAGAAGTATCATTCAAAATAA
- a CDS encoding YggS family pyridoxal phosphate-dependent enzyme — protein sequence MSLADRIHLLKEEIPQDVVLVAVSKTKPASLIQEAYDAGQRVFGENKVQELVDKWEVLPKDIEWHLIGHLQSNKVKYIAPFVSLIHSVDSFKLLQEINKQGEKNNRVIPCLLQFHIAQEETKFGLSFEEAEEILQSREFVEMHHVSVVGLMGMASFVEDEEQIRDEFRNLHNYFMILKSNYFKYNPDFKVLSMGMSGDYTLAIEEGSTMIRVGSSLFGSR from the coding sequence ATGTCTTTAGCAGATAGAATTCATTTATTGAAAGAAGAAATTCCACAGGATGTCGTTCTGGTGGCAGTTTCAAAAACCAAACCTGCTTCGCTTATACAGGAAGCTTACGATGCCGGACAGCGCGTTTTCGGGGAAAATAAAGTCCAGGAACTCGTTGACAAGTGGGAAGTTCTGCCCAAAGATATTGAGTGGCATCTGATCGGCCATTTACAAAGTAACAAGGTCAAATACATCGCTCCGTTTGTTTCGCTGATCCATTCGGTTGACAGCTTTAAACTGTTGCAGGAAATCAATAAACAGGGAGAGAAAAACAACCGGGTAATTCCCTGCCTGCTTCAATTCCACATTGCGCAGGAGGAAACCAAGTTCGGGCTTTCGTTTGAGGAAGCGGAAGAAATCCTGCAAAGCCGCGAATTTGTTGAAATGCATCATGTTTCCGTAGTCGGATTAATGGGAATGGCCAGCTTTGTGGAAGATGAAGAACAAATCCGCGATGAATTCCGGAACCTGCACAATTATTTCATGATCCTGAAAAGCAATTATTTCAAATACAACCCGGATTTCAAAGTGCTTTCCATGGGAATGAGCGGAGACTATACGCTTGCCATTGAGGAAGGAAGTACGATGATTCGTGTAGGTAGTTCATTATTCGGAAGCAGATGA
- a CDS encoding GNAT family N-acetyltransferase, whose amino-acid sequence MNLRKATLSEIPVIWKILQQAIERRKQDGSAQWQDGYPNEQTIENDLANGYGYVLVENDQILGYAAIIFDIEPAYTDIQGKWLTNGEYVVIHRVATSNEAIGKGIATRLFQLIEDLAINAHVFSIKVDTNFDNPAMLKILDKLDYTYCGEVFFRGSARKAFEKVLQIQNNTLKN is encoded by the coding sequence ATGAATTTACGCAAAGCTACCCTTTCAGAAATCCCTGTTATCTGGAAAATCCTGCAGCAAGCGATTGAACGCAGAAAACAGGATGGCAGTGCTCAATGGCAGGACGGTTATCCGAATGAACAAACCATTGAGAACGACCTGGCAAACGGGTATGGGTATGTTCTTGTCGAAAATGATCAGATTTTGGGGTATGCCGCCATCATTTTTGATATCGAACCCGCTTACACGGATATTCAGGGAAAATGGCTGACCAACGGTGAGTACGTCGTTATTCACCGGGTTGCGACGTCCAATGAAGCAATAGGGAAAGGAATTGCAACGCGTTTGTTTCAATTGATCGAAGATCTGGCAATAAATGCTCATGTATTCAGCATCAAAGTGGATACGAACTTTGACAATCCCGCCATGCTGAAGATCCTGGACAAATTGGATTATACCTATTGCGGGGAAGTGTTCTTTCGCGGTTCGGCAAGAAAAGCCTTTGAAAAAGTATTGCAGATTCAAAACAATACCCTTAAAAATTAA
- a CDS encoding type II toxin-antitoxin system RelE/ParE family toxin, giving the protein MNYKISKDATIDLEGIWIYTFENWSVDQADRYLNLLLNEIEYLAENPYSGKNLNEVRKGYFLSPVKSHVIFYKLDLKNEELLIIRILHKRMDIESFITK; this is encoded by the coding sequence ATGAATTACAAAATAAGTAAAGATGCTACAATCGATTTAGAAGGAATTTGGATCTATACTTTTGAAAACTGGTCCGTTGATCAGGCTGATAGATATCTCAATTTGCTGTTAAATGAAATCGAGTACCTCGCTGAAAACCCTTATTCGGGAAAGAATTTAAATGAGGTTAGAAAAGGGTATTTCCTTTCACCGGTAAAATCACATGTGATCTTTTATAAATTAGATCTGAAAAACGAAGAGCTTTTGATCATTAGAATTCTTCACAAAAGAATGGATATTGAATCATTCATCACAAAATAG